The following are from one region of the Mesorhizobium sp. B4-1-4 genome:
- a CDS encoding glutamine synthetase family protein, with protein sequence MSDAIADVLSWLESRNDIQSLRAAVCDLNGVMRGKRIPVEQARKALEGKLRMPYSLIGLDIWGEDIEGNTLVFSTGDADGLCHWTGRGILPVDWTAHPTALVPLWLADESGAPYLGDPRRALARILGRYKALGLTPVAATELEFYLVDPQSQRPVGPVSPVTGRRLDSDAALSIDEIDDFEAFIHDVYEACRAQGIPVDTAIAENGVGQFEINLNHVADALRAADDAVLFKRTVKGIARKHGFAACFMAKPYGDRAGNGFHVHFSLIDAEGRNVFDDGTDQGSDIMRHAVGGLLAAMAESTLVFAPHFNSYRRLRPRSYAPTAVAWGYENRMVAIRIPGGPTGARRIEHRVSGADANPYLVLAAILGAALIGIERQMSPGEPTGSDGQGLPPAKLPPDWASAIAAFEGGAHVAEIFPAILRDSFIACKRQELNTFALNVSDFEIETYLESV encoded by the coding sequence TTGAGCGATGCAATTGCGGACGTCCTGAGCTGGCTTGAAAGCAGGAACGACATCCAGAGCCTGAGGGCGGCGGTGTGCGATCTCAACGGCGTCATGCGGGGGAAACGCATCCCTGTGGAGCAGGCCCGGAAGGCGCTGGAAGGCAAGCTGCGCATGCCTTACTCGCTGATCGGCCTCGACATCTGGGGCGAGGACATCGAAGGCAACACGCTGGTGTTCTCGACCGGCGATGCCGACGGACTTTGCCACTGGACGGGACGCGGCATCCTGCCGGTGGACTGGACGGCGCATCCGACCGCGCTGGTCCCGCTCTGGCTCGCCGACGAAAGTGGCGCGCCCTATCTCGGTGACCCCCGGCGGGCGCTGGCCCGCATCCTCGGCCGCTACAAGGCGCTCGGCCTCACCCCCGTGGCGGCGACGGAACTCGAATTCTATCTGGTCGACCCGCAATCGCAGCGGCCGGTCGGGCCCGTCTCACCGGTCACCGGGCGCCGGCTCGATTCCGACGCCGCGCTGTCGATCGACGAGATCGACGATTTCGAAGCCTTCATCCACGACGTCTACGAAGCCTGCCGGGCGCAAGGCATTCCCGTCGACACGGCGATCGCCGAGAACGGCGTCGGCCAGTTCGAGATCAACCTGAACCATGTCGCCGATGCCCTGCGGGCGGCCGACGACGCGGTGTTGTTCAAGCGCACGGTCAAGGGCATTGCGCGCAAGCACGGTTTTGCCGCCTGTTTCATGGCCAAGCCCTATGGCGACCGGGCCGGCAACGGCTTCCATGTCCATTTCAGCCTGATCGACGCCGAAGGGCGCAATGTGTTCGACGACGGCACCGACCAAGGCTCCGACATCATGCGCCACGCCGTCGGCGGGCTGCTGGCGGCGATGGCCGAGAGCACATTGGTATTCGCGCCGCACTTCAATTCCTACCGCAGGCTGCGCCCGCGATCCTATGCGCCGACCGCGGTCGCCTGGGGCTACGAGAACCGCATGGTCGCAATCCGCATTCCCGGCGGCCCGACCGGAGCGCGGCGCATCGAGCACCGCGTGTCGGGCGCGGACGCCAATCCCTATCTCGTCCTTGCCGCCATACTGGGCGCGGCGCTGATCGGCATCGAAAGGCAGATGTCGCCAGGCGAGCCGACCGGAAGCGATGGCCAAGGCCTTCCACCGGCGAAGTTGCCGCCGGACTGGGCTTCCGCGATCGCAGCCTTCGAAGGCGGGGCGCATGTGGCGGAAATTTTCCCGGCGATCCTGCGCGACTCCTTCATCGCCTGCAAACGTCAGGAGTTGAACACGTTCGCCCTCAATGTCAGCGACTTCGAGATCGAGACCTATCTCGAAAGCGTCTGA
- a CDS encoding MFS transporter, whose product MSNSNQAAALTANVRPPIPALAYLLTGCIAVIGSNSLVLGPIAPAVAVSFGTSVPAVMVAAAAFGLGTSASALFLARYIDRLGARRMLQGALLLLAIALVASAAAPTVLMLVAAQLLAGIAAGVAMPAIYSSSAAIAPPGRESGTIGVVLTGWTLSMVAGVSLSAVLADLVHWRAVFAAVALLAILALASLAMTSLSDARKAGPAPTPLAALSIPGIVPLLIACAAFMTAFYGVYGYLGDHLHSGLGKPVSANGWAALAYGIGFGAAALLDGVIDRLGARRVMPFAYLLVAVVYVAIAATSNSFGLTLTMVAVWGLANHFGLNVLVTRLSALDPSRRGTIMGLNSAVTYLAVFVGTTGFGPLYSNFGFVVCAMVAALLMLVAASAAAWRQTGQIDVMGHRRSHG is encoded by the coding sequence ATGTCGAACAGCAATCAAGCAGCAGCTCTAACCGCAAACGTCCGGCCGCCCATCCCGGCTCTCGCTTATCTGTTGACCGGGTGCATCGCGGTGATCGGCTCGAACTCGCTGGTTCTTGGGCCGATAGCCCCTGCTGTCGCGGTGTCGTTCGGAACCAGCGTCCCTGCTGTCATGGTGGCGGCGGCAGCGTTTGGCCTCGGAACCTCGGCAAGCGCCCTGTTCCTGGCACGCTATATCGACCGGCTCGGTGCCCGCCGGATGCTGCAGGGGGCATTGCTGCTGCTGGCGATAGCCCTTGTGGCCAGCGCGGCGGCACCGACGGTGCTGATGCTGGTCGCGGCCCAATTACTCGCCGGCATCGCCGCCGGCGTCGCCATGCCGGCCATTTATTCCAGCTCCGCGGCCATCGCGCCACCTGGCCGCGAAAGCGGGACCATCGGTGTCGTGCTGACCGGATGGACGCTCAGCATGGTGGCCGGGGTCTCCTTGTCGGCCGTGCTTGCCGATCTCGTGCATTGGCGCGCCGTTTTTGCCGCCGTCGCGCTGCTCGCGATCCTCGCGCTGGCAAGCCTTGCGATGACGTCGCTGAGCGACGCCAGGAAGGCTGGCCCGGCACCAACGCCGCTGGCGGCGTTGAGCATTCCCGGCATCGTGCCGCTGCTCATCGCCTGCGCGGCCTTCATGACCGCCTTCTACGGCGTTTACGGCTATCTCGGCGATCACCTGCACAGCGGGCTGGGCAAGCCGGTGAGCGCCAATGGGTGGGCCGCGCTCGCCTATGGTATCGGCTTCGGCGCGGCCGCTCTCCTCGACGGCGTGATCGATCGCCTGGGTGCCCGCCGCGTCATGCCGTTCGCCTATCTTCTCGTTGCTGTCGTCTATGTGGCCATCGCCGCGACAAGCAACAGCTTCGGGCTGACCCTGACCATGGTGGCGGTGTGGGGACTTGCCAACCATTTCGGACTGAACGTCCTGGTGACCCGCCTGTCGGCACTCGATCCCTCGCGGCGCGGCACGATCATGGGCCTGAACAGCGCGGTGACCTACCTGGCGGTCTTTGTCGGCACCACCGGTTTCGGTCCACTCTATTCCAATTTCGGCTTTGTCGTCTGCGCGATGGTCGCGGCGCTGCTGATGCTGGTTGCGGCTTCCGCGGCGGCATGGCGCCAGACTGGCCAAATAGACGTGATGGGCCACCGGCGTTCGCACGGTTGA
- the ftsZ gene encoding cell division protein FtsZ, with protein sequence MAEFKKPEISEMRPKITVIGVGGGGGNAINNMIAEQLQGTEFIAANTDAQALTMSKATRLIQLGAHVTEGLGAGSLPEIGRAAAEESLDEIMDHLAGTHMCFVTAGMGGGTGTGAAPIIAQAARKAGILTVGVVTKPFTFEGRRRMQMAEEGIERLRESADTVIVIPNQNLFRIADAKTTFADAFVIADRVLYSGVSCITDLIVKEGLINLDFADVKSVMRGMGRAMMGTGEASGENRAMKAAEAAIANPLLDEMSMKGAKGVLVSISGGRDMTLFEVDEAATRIREEVYEDADIIVGAIFDKSMEGRFRVSVVATGLDRSLGEGDADAGIAHNHSVPPAARILQ encoded by the coding sequence ATGGCCGAGTTCAAGAAGCCGGAAATCTCCGAGATGAGGCCCAAGATCACCGTCATCGGCGTTGGCGGTGGCGGCGGCAATGCTATCAACAACATGATCGCCGAACAGCTTCAGGGAACTGAATTCATCGCCGCCAACACCGATGCCCAGGCGCTGACCATGTCGAAGGCGACGCGGCTGATCCAGCTTGGCGCGCATGTCACCGAAGGCTTGGGCGCCGGCTCGCTGCCCGAGATCGGCCGCGCCGCCGCGGAGGAATCGCTCGACGAAATCATGGACCATCTGGCCGGCACGCATATGTGTTTCGTCACCGCCGGCATGGGCGGCGGCACCGGCACCGGTGCTGCGCCGATCATCGCCCAGGCCGCGCGCAAGGCAGGCATCCTGACCGTGGGCGTCGTCACCAAGCCCTTCACCTTCGAGGGCAGGCGCCGCATGCAGATGGCCGAGGAGGGCATCGAGCGGCTGCGCGAAAGCGCCGACACGGTGATCGTGATCCCGAACCAGAACCTGTTCCGCATCGCCGATGCCAAGACCACCTTCGCCGATGCCTTCGTCATCGCCGACCGGGTGCTCTATTCCGGCGTCAGCTGCATCACCGATCTCATCGTCAAGGAAGGCCTGATCAATCTCGACTTCGCCGACGTCAAGTCGGTCATGCGCGGCATGGGCCGCGCCATGATGGGAACCGGCGAGGCGTCCGGCGAGAACCGGGCGATGAAGGCGGCCGAAGCCGCGATCGCCAATCCGCTGCTTGACGAGATGTCGATGAAGGGCGCGAAAGGCGTCCTGGTGTCGATATCGGGCGGCAGGGACATGACCCTGTTCGAGGTCGACGAGGCCGCCACCCGTATCCGCGAGGAGGTCTACGAAGACGCCGACATCATCGTCGGCGCGATCTTCGACAAGAGCATGGAAGGCCGCTTCAGGGTTTCGGTGGTGGCGACCGGCCTCGACCGTTCGCTCGGCGAGGGCGATGCCGACGCCGGCATCGCCCATAACCACTCCGTACCGCCTGCCGCGCGGATTTTGCAGTAG
- a CDS encoding MurR/RpiR family transcriptional regulator, whose product MSVLKKINAKLDGMSPGDREIGQYIVDNPDQMLRLSTAALAAEIGRSQSSVVKFSQKLGYASYQELKLAVSEAKARDWQVPAGVIHGSIEVGDGFPVILKKLIGSKLLSMQQTIAANSERIISRTLELLDGARRIHLVGVGASSLVARDFSYKLMKLGRNVVYDSDSHIQMANVSTLGEGDVLFALSYSGASIETLRIAELARKRGTMVIAVTGLQDNPLSRVADIRLYTIADEERARSSSITARDAQLTLTDLLFILLVQRQPDANDYVHNSEAAVSVLKAERSP is encoded by the coding sequence ATGTCCGTTCTGAAGAAAATCAATGCGAAGCTCGACGGCATGTCGCCTGGCGATCGTGAGATCGGCCAGTACATCGTCGACAATCCCGACCAGATGTTGCGGCTGTCGACGGCCGCCCTCGCGGCCGAGATCGGCCGCAGCCAGTCAAGTGTGGTCAAGTTCAGCCAGAAGCTCGGCTATGCCAGCTACCAGGAGCTCAAGCTCGCCGTCAGCGAGGCCAAGGCGCGGGACTGGCAGGTGCCGGCCGGCGTCATCCACGGTTCCATCGAGGTCGGCGACGGTTTTCCGGTCATCCTGAAGAAGCTGATCGGCAGCAAGCTTCTGTCGATGCAGCAGACCATCGCCGCCAACAGCGAGCGCATCATCTCCCGGACGCTGGAACTGCTGGATGGCGCGCGTCGCATCCATCTGGTCGGCGTCGGCGCCTCCTCTCTGGTGGCACGCGATTTCTCCTACAAGCTGATGAAGCTCGGCCGCAATGTCGTGTATGACAGCGACAGCCACATCCAGATGGCCAATGTCTCGACCCTTGGCGAGGGCGACGTGCTGTTCGCGCTGTCCTATTCCGGCGCCAGCATCGAAACTTTGCGCATCGCCGAGCTTGCCCGCAAGCGCGGCACGATGGTGATCGCCGTCACCGGCCTTCAGGACAATCCGCTGAGCCGCGTCGCCGACATCCGCCTTTACACCATCGCCGATGAAGAGCGTGCGCGCTCCTCCTCCATCACCGCGCGCGACGCGCAGCTGACGCTGACGGACCTGCTGTTCATCCTGCTGGTGCAGAGGCAGCCGGACGCCAACGACTATGTCCACAACAGCGAAGCGGCGGTCTCGGTGCTGAAGGCCGAGCGATCGCCGTAA
- a CDS encoding peptide ABC transporter permease: MSKDRGREGPVFSGQDARQGEIILRTRTHRIIFVAGLIGIVVLGLVLALAVR, from the coding sequence ATGAGCAAGGATCGCGGCAGGGAAGGACCCGTCTTTTCCGGACAGGACGCAAGGCAGGGCGAAATCATCCTGCGCACGCGCACTCACCGCATCATCTTCGTCGCCGGCCTGATCGGCATCGTTGTGCTGGGATTGGTGCTGGCTTTGGCCGTCCGATGA
- a CDS encoding MgtC/SapB family protein, with product MFEPLCCDMPVHPTWPDLVARLLFVLLAGFLIGLNREARGHTAGLRTTILVGLAAAVAMIQANMLLDTMGKGADSFARMDVLRFPLGVLTGVGFIGGGAILRRGDLVTGVTTAASMWIMTVIGLAFGGGQFGLGAIATLLTMVTLQALKWIDLKIPRDHHAILSVSSAKSSPPDLREMVRPLGYDARLSTMEHDSGRGRFVYSFNLEWKQPEAAETSTEILAVVGRHCEIERFELVGEKSP from the coding sequence ATGTTCGAGCCGCTTTGCTGCGATATGCCGGTTCATCCGACTTGGCCCGATCTCGTCGCGCGCCTCCTGTTTGTGCTGCTGGCAGGTTTCCTCATTGGCCTGAACAGGGAAGCGCGCGGCCACACCGCCGGGCTTCGCACGACCATCCTGGTCGGCCTTGCGGCCGCGGTTGCCATGATCCAAGCCAACATGCTGCTTGATACGATGGGCAAAGGGGCGGACTCCTTCGCCCGCATGGATGTCCTGCGTTTTCCGCTTGGCGTGCTGACCGGTGTCGGCTTCATTGGCGGCGGCGCCATCCTTCGGCGCGGCGATCTTGTGACCGGCGTCACCACCGCCGCCAGCATGTGGATCATGACCGTGATCGGGCTTGCGTTTGGCGGCGGCCAGTTCGGCCTTGGCGCGATCGCAACGCTGCTGACGATGGTAACGCTCCAGGCGTTGAAATGGATCGACCTCAAGATTCCGCGCGACCATCATGCGATCCTGTCGGTCTCCTCGGCGAAATCCTCACCGCCCGACCTTCGGGAAATGGTGCGGCCGCTTGGCTACGACGCACGTCTTTCCACGATGGAGCATGACTCCGGCCGCGGCCGCTTCGTGTACTCCTTCAACCTCGAGTGGAAGCAACCCGAGGCGGCGGAAACGTCAACGGAAATCCTGGCGGTGGTCGGCCGGCACTGCGAGATCGAGCGATTTGAGCTGGTCGGCGAGAAGTCGCCCTGA
- a CDS encoding 6,7-dimethyl-8-ribityllumazine synthase: MNQHSHKDYETRIAVVRARWHADIVDQCVTAFEAELAALGDGRFAVEVFDVPGAYEIPLHAKTLAATGRYAAILGTAFVVNGGIYRHEFVAGAVIDGMMNVQLSTGVPVLSAVLTPHNYHDSAEHHRFFFEHFTVKGKEAAKACVQILAAREKIVA; the protein is encoded by the coding sequence ATGAATCAGCATTCCCACAAAGACTATGAAACACGCATCGCCGTTGTCAGGGCGCGCTGGCACGCCGATATTGTCGACCAGTGCGTCACCGCCTTCGAGGCGGAACTTGCCGCGCTCGGCGATGGGCGCTTTGCCGTCGAAGTCTTCGACGTGCCCGGCGCCTATGAGATCCCGCTGCATGCCAAGACCCTGGCGGCGACCGGCCGCTATGCCGCGATCCTTGGCACGGCATTCGTCGTCAATGGTGGTATCTACCGGCATGAGTTCGTCGCCGGCGCCGTCATCGACGGCATGATGAACGTGCAGTTGTCCACCGGCGTGCCGGTGCTTTCGGCGGTGCTGACGCCGCACAACTACCACGACAGCGCCGAGCATCACCGCTTCTTCTTCGAACACTTCACCGTCAAGGGAAAGGAAGCGGCGAAGGCCTGCGTGCAGATCCTCGCCGCTCGGGAAAAGATCGTGGCATGA
- a CDS encoding Lrp/AsnC family transcriptional regulator, translated as MDEETNGIPQNRPTARDIDAIDRKILGVLVDDATVSYAELGDRVGLSPPAAHERVKRLRRSGAIRNTAAIIDPNAVRKPLLAFVHIDTRGWGKTPELMAVSEYPEVEEIHTVAGDTCVLLKVRTEDTRALEGLLSRLYDTPGVTSTRSYVVLSTYLERPVQPGITAQWPMPRHLVRPLY; from the coding sequence ATGGATGAAGAAACAAATGGCATTCCGCAGAACAGGCCAACGGCCCGGGATATCGATGCAATCGACCGAAAAATATTAGGCGTGCTGGTCGACGATGCGACCGTCAGCTATGCCGAACTCGGCGATCGCGTCGGCCTTTCGCCTCCGGCTGCCCACGAGCGCGTCAAGCGGCTTCGGCGCAGCGGCGCCATCCGCAACACAGCCGCCATCATCGATCCCAATGCGGTAAGGAAGCCGCTGCTCGCTTTCGTCCATATCGACACCAGGGGTTGGGGCAAGACCCCCGAGCTGATGGCGGTCTCCGAATATCCCGAGGTCGAGGAGATCCACACGGTCGCCGGGGATACATGCGTGCTGCTCAAGGTCCGCACCGAGGACACGCGGGCGCTCGAAGGACTTCTGTCGCGCCTTTACGATACGCCGGGCGTCACCTCGACGCGCAGCTATGTGGTGCTGTCGACCTATCTCGAACGACCGGTACAGCCCGGCATCACGGCACAATGGCCAATGCCGCGGCACCTGGTCAGGCCACTTTACTAA
- the mtnA gene encoding S-methyl-5-thioribose-1-phosphate isomerase: MNVGDRHYRTIWLSDDGRSVDIIDQRWLPHDFRIETIGTVSGIATAIRDMWVRGAPLIGVTAAYGVAMQMTDDPSDAALDAVWETLHETRPTAINLRWALDEMRRFLRPLPTEQRAAAAYRRASEIADEDVGLNRAIGENGLAIIKAIAARKQPGETVNILTHCNAGWLATVDYGTATAPIYLATEAGIPVHVYVDETRPRNQGAQLTAWEMAGHGVPHTLIVDNAGGHLMQRGEIDMVIVGTDRTTADGDVCNKIGTYLKALAAADNDVPFYVALPSPTIDWTVHDGLKEIPIEQRSADEVSLVWGKTAGGEIAQVRVSPEATPAANPAFDVTPARLVTGLITERGVAQASRDGLKAMFPERDDRSAT; encoded by the coding sequence TTGAACGTCGGCGACCGCCACTACCGGACAATCTGGCTGAGCGATGACGGGCGTTCGGTCGATATCATCGACCAGCGCTGGCTGCCGCATGATTTCCGCATCGAGACGATCGGTACCGTTTCCGGCATCGCCACCGCCATCCGCGACATGTGGGTGCGCGGCGCGCCGCTGATCGGCGTCACCGCCGCCTATGGCGTTGCCATGCAGATGACGGATGATCCATCCGACGCGGCGCTCGACGCCGTGTGGGAGACGCTGCACGAGACGCGCCCGACGGCGATCAATCTGCGCTGGGCGCTCGACGAGATGCGGCGCTTCCTCCGCCCGCTGCCAACAGAACAACGTGCCGCGGCCGCCTATCGGCGCGCCAGCGAGATCGCTGACGAGGACGTCGGGCTGAACCGCGCCATCGGCGAAAACGGACTTGCCATCATCAAGGCGATCGCCGCGCGCAAGCAGCCCGGCGAGACAGTCAATATCCTGACCCACTGCAATGCCGGCTGGCTGGCGACCGTCGACTATGGCACTGCCACCGCGCCGATCTACCTGGCGACCGAGGCGGGCATTCCCGTCCACGTCTATGTCGACGAGACGCGGCCGCGCAACCAGGGCGCCCAGCTGACCGCCTGGGAGATGGCAGGCCACGGCGTGCCGCACACGCTCATCGTTGACAATGCCGGTGGTCACCTGATGCAGCGTGGCGAGATCGACATGGTCATCGTCGGCACCGACCGCACCACCGCCGACGGCGATGTCTGCAACAAGATCGGCACTTATCTGAAAGCACTGGCCGCCGCCGACAATGACGTGCCGTTCTATGTCGCGCTGCCGTCGCCCACCATCGACTGGACGGTGCATGACGGGCTCAAGGAGATCCCGATCGAGCAGCGCTCGGCCGACGAGGTTTCGCTGGTCTGGGGCAAGACCGCCGGCGGCGAAATCGCCCAGGTGCGCGTCTCCCCGGAGGCGACGCCCGCGGCGAACCCTGCCTTCGACGTGACACCGGCGCGGCTGGTCACCGGACTGATCACCGAACGCGGCGTCGCCCAGGCCTCGCGCGATGGCCTGAAGGCGATGTTCCCCGAGCGGGATGATCGGTCGGCAACTTAG
- the fba gene encoding class II fructose-bisphosphate aldolase (catalyzes the reversible aldol condensation of dihydroxyacetonephosphate and glyceraldehyde 3-phosphate in the Calvin cycle, glycolysis, and/or gluconeogenesis) yields the protein MARITLRQLLDHAAEYGYGVPAFNMNNMEQGLAVMEAAEETKSPVILQASRGARAYANDVVLAKLIDALVEIHPDIPVCMHLDHGNNEATCVTAIQYGFTSVMMDGSLKEDGKSPADYAYNSGITRRVVDMAHWGGVSVEGEIGVLGSLESGGGEQEDGHGVEGAISHDQLLTDPVQAEQFVRDTHVDALAVAMGTSHGAYKFSRKPDGAVLAMNVIEEIHRRLPNMHLVMHGSSSVPEDLQEIINKYGGQMKPTWGVPVEEIQRGIKHGVRKINIDTDNRMALTGAIRKVLTENPSEFDPRKYLMPAMAAMRKLCKERFEQFGTAGNAPKIKPIPLSDMAKRYKSGSLDPKFG from the coding sequence TTGGCTCGCATCACACTGAGACAATTGCTCGATCACGCCGCCGAATACGGCTATGGCGTGCCGGCCTTCAACATGAACAACATGGAGCAGGGCCTCGCCGTAATGGAGGCGGCGGAAGAGACCAAGTCGCCCGTCATCCTGCAGGCGAGCCGCGGCGCGCGCGCCTATGCCAATGACGTCGTGCTGGCCAAGCTGATCGACGCGCTGGTCGAGATCCATCCCGACATCCCGGTCTGCATGCATCTCGACCATGGCAACAACGAAGCCACCTGCGTCACGGCGATCCAGTACGGCTTCACCTCGGTGATGATGGACGGCTCGCTCAAGGAAGACGGCAAGTCGCCCGCCGACTACGCCTACAATTCCGGCATCACGCGCCGCGTCGTCGACATGGCGCATTGGGGCGGCGTTTCGGTGGAAGGCGAAATCGGCGTACTCGGTTCGCTGGAGAGCGGCGGCGGCGAGCAGGAGGACGGCCATGGCGTCGAGGGCGCGATCAGCCACGACCAGTTGCTGACCGATCCGGTGCAGGCCGAACAGTTCGTGCGCGACACCCATGTCGATGCGCTGGCGGTCGCCATGGGCACCAGCCATGGCGCCTACAAATTCTCGCGCAAGCCCGACGGTGCTGTGCTGGCGATGAACGTCATCGAGGAAATCCACCGCCGCCTGCCCAACATGCATCTGGTCATGCACGGCTCGTCCTCGGTGCCGGAAGACCTGCAGGAGATCATCAACAAATATGGCGGCCAGATGAAGCCGACCTGGGGCGTGCCGGTGGAAGAGATCCAGCGCGGCATCAAGCACGGCGTGCGCAAGATCAACATCGACACCGACAACCGCATGGCGCTGACCGGCGCGATCCGCAAGGTGCTGACCGAGAACCCCAGCGAGTTCGACCCGCGCAAGTACCTGATGCCGGCCATGGCGGCGATGAGGAAGCTCTGCAAGGAGCGCTTCGAGCAGTTCGGCACCGCCGGCAATGCGCCCAAGATCAAGCCGATCCCGCTGTCGGACATGGCCAAGCGCTACAAGTCGGGTAGCCTCGATCCGAAATTCGGCTGA
- a CDS encoding GntR family transcriptional regulator has protein sequence MADRTQFGLTAVDTVPLHEKVYLELVRALMSGQFTPGQKLTSRKLAKELGTSDMPVRSAFMRLQALRALSPMPNGSVEVPAISADRFSQLTVVRTILEGSATELATKRINGNNLRAIRRHSLELTLAAREGDIDDYLRKNYAFKFSIYRHCGNEQMIFLIETVWMQVGPFLRNLAMGFEDDLSSILDIDYHEEVVAAIEAQDGARARAAIVRDIEEGAAHILQQARFPDAGS, from the coding sequence ATGGCCGACAGAACACAATTCGGGTTGACCGCCGTCGACACCGTCCCGTTGCATGAGAAGGTCTATCTGGAGCTTGTGCGGGCCCTGATGTCGGGCCAGTTCACGCCCGGGCAGAAGCTCACCTCGCGCAAGCTCGCCAAGGAACTCGGCACCAGCGACATGCCGGTGCGCAGCGCCTTCATGCGGCTGCAGGCGCTGCGGGCGCTGAGCCCGATGCCGAACGGCAGTGTCGAGGTGCCGGCGATCTCCGCCGACCGGTTCTCGCAACTGACCGTCGTGCGCACGATCCTCGAAGGCTCGGCGACCGAACTCGCGACAAAACGCATCAACGGCAACAATCTTCGGGCAATCCGGCGCCACAGCCTGGAATTGACCCTGGCGGCGCGCGAAGGCGATATCGACGACTATCTCAGGAAGAACTACGCCTTCAAATTCTCGATCTATCGCCATTGCGGCAACGAGCAGATGATCTTCTTGATAGAGACCGTCTGGATGCAGGTTGGCCCCTTCCTCCGGAATCTCGCCATGGGGTTCGAGGACGATCTCTCCTCCATCCTCGACATCGACTATCACGAGGAAGTCGTCGCCGCGATCGAGGCGCAGGATGGGGCACGAGCCCGCGCGGCCATCGTCCGCGACATCGAGGAGGGCGCCGCGCACATCCTCCAGCAGGCCAGATTTCCGGACGCTGGAAGCTAG
- a CDS encoding FadR/GntR family transcriptional regulator — protein MRAILEQMEQASDDGERFAVPDLAFHQTILHISGNELIGSLAALIETALVISFRLSDDNPAGQRHSLSLHRQIVENIEKRDPAATSKVLIDLLDGAEADVRRSLAARLGRQK, from the coding sequence TTGCGGGCAATCCTCGAACAGATGGAACAGGCTAGCGATGACGGCGAACGCTTCGCAGTACCGGATCTGGCATTCCACCAGACGATCCTGCACATATCGGGCAACGAGCTGATCGGTTCGCTCGCCGCCTTGATCGAGACCGCACTGGTGATCAGCTTCCGGCTTTCGGACGACAATCCGGCCGGCCAGCGCCACTCGCTCAGCCTGCACCGGCAGATTGTGGAGAACATCGAAAAGCGTGATCCGGCAGCCACCAGCAAAGTTCTGATCGACCTGCTGGACGGGGCGGAAGCCGACGTGCGGCGTTCCCTCGCGGCCAGGCTTGGCAGACAGAAATAA